GATAAGTTAAATTTGGTTGTAAGCTTCTCTTTGCAAATATAATAAAGCTAAACCTACCTTTTCGGACTATTAGTAgccccattattattattaacatacgCGCGCGTAGTTACTGGTGAAATATCGCAAGAAACATTACGCTTCTTTGAATAACTAGTTATTTGCGACTGTGCTTTTTGAGCCTTAGAATTCTCAGCATCTGGAGTCGACGAAGCGACTGGCTTTGAATTTCCCGACGACTTTTTCAGCGCGAATTTGTTATCCGTTGAATTAGGTGTACTACTAATTATTTTGTGAGACTTAGGCGGCGTTACGGTATCAGTGGACGGCTTTGTTATTTTGCTAATAGTTTCTGCAACGTAAAAAAGATATGGTGTTACAAACTATCACATACATTTATATTTCGTTTCTTTCGCTATACCTCGCTTCTGCATATTTCCTATGGGAAGGATCGCCTTCATTGGGCCCTTTTTATTTGCAACCTCGGCACTGTTCTTCGTTTTCAATTTAGTTTTCACTGTACCTTTCTCTTTTCGCAATTCTAATGCGGCGACGGTTTTTACTCCTTCTGGAATATAAATTGATTATCTATATGTCAGAATTTGTCAATACTAAACAGAAGTGATCGTACCTTTCCCTAAGCCACTTTTATCGTTATTTACAATGACTTTTTTATTCGGCATGCGGCTAACAAGGCCAGGGTCGCTGGAAAAACGTTTTGTGACTTCCTTCAGTTGAGACGCACTTTTCCCTTTAGACATTACAGGGCTCTGGGAACATTTAATCGGTGAAGCCTGCGATACAGATATGCTTCTTCTGACATAATTCTTGCTTACTGGCTGCTTCTGTGGAAAATTCTGCAATTAGTTGTACTAATAACGTTATATTTGATTAACTTTGACGTTTCATTAGAACATGCTTACTTTCGATTCTAAGTCCAAGCTGAATCTGTTGGCCGATTTCGACAGGGCAGAGGAATGTGTTTTCTTTCCAAACTttgatgtagatttttttgGAGTACGTTGTTTTTCTACGTAATTATCATCAGCTTTTATATTCGCATCTATATTACACTTATTGGACGCAACATTTAGTACGCTGCCCAAATTTTTAAGTAAATTCGAAGTTGAATTCTCTCCAGTTTGTTTTGCCAACAATTTGCCTATGTTCGCGAGGAGTTCCAACGCCATTTTCTCATGCCTGAAGCTATTTTCCtcggttttgcaaaaagaaTCATTCTCACATTCATTTTCATCATCCAGGTCGTTTATCACCTTCTCTTTACTTATCTCTTCGGTCCTATGTTCTGCTTCCAAGACTTCATCCTTCGATTCTCCGTTTATTTCTTCCAGATTCTTTTGATTATTCGCAGCACATTTATTCTCACCAATGTCGTTGAAGTTCACGTTGGCACAAAGTGCTGATTCAGTAATTTCTGGTGAGTTTCTAGATAAATTATCTTCCTGACTGTATTCCATATTACTCTCcgctacattttttattatttccacgtTACTGGTCGACTTTTGTGAACTTTTTCCTAAATTATTAGTCGTAGTAAGACAAGTAGTCAGTAATTCAGTATTATTATCCCAATTAACACCTAGAACTTTCTCCAAATTTTCCAGCAATTTATTTGCTCGCGTGTTCTTCTCTGTTGTAACCAGCTTCTTCAGATCCAATAGGAGTGTCGCGGCTGTAATACGTTTCTCGGTAGATATCGTTTCAATAAGTTCCATTTCTAtatctttcatatttttctccGCTTTGTTAACAACAGGCTCTTCGTGTTCGTCCGTGGGTGAATTGTTCTCCGTGCAGTCTGCAGCTTTCTCACTTCTTGAGTTTGCACCGTTTACACAAGGGGACAGAggtaattcaattaaattatcAACCAGAGCTTCATCATCAAATGCTGGTAATAATTCTAATGTCCATGACAGATTATTTGTAATGAGATCATCGATGCTCGCTAaataataaatagacaaaacaggtattattacatattatatattAGTTCTGTCCTTTTAGTACTACCAAGAAGCTTTGCACATACGGAAGATATCGaacgaaacaaattaatttttcattcaatAAACAATGATAATGTTTACAACCTAACATACACGAAAAGAATATTCATTCGGTACAATATATACTTACATCCTGAACTTGTTTTTAAAGCCAATTCCTCGAAAGTACGAGCAAGAGCTTTTgcttcgtgaaaaattgatttattaattttatttccctCCTGAAACATAGAAATAAATCGTAAGAAACACAAATGTTCTTTACTAACTTCTTATGAATTAGGTGGATAAAGCTTACAAGAAATACGGAGTCCGATGATGTGTCAGAAATAGAATTTTTACAATGTTCCTTGGTAAAATTCATTTCTGGTGTAAATACATCAACGTCTATTAATTTGTCATTTACATCGCATTCTACATCCTTTTTCATTACAGTTACGCATTCTTTAACGTCGTTAGAAAAGTTAGCCGCGACTTCGTTTCCCTCCTTCTCAGAATTCTGAAGAATCTGAAGCTCCAAAGCTTTTGTCTTAAGTTTATTAAATCGATGACTTAAATCAGCTATGGAAGATCGTGTCCCATTTAAAACTACGTTTCCTTCTTCTGTAAAATCTGTTTTTTCGCCTGGCTTTGCATTATCCGACGCATCGGACGAACCGCTTTCTATGAAGCTTCGATTGATGGTGCCATTCGACAGCATCATCGACGAACTAGCCATGGAAGAAACAGAATTTAACTTGGTTATTGCAGACACATTCGACAAACTTGAAAACACCGAATTTCCGCTGCTACGACTTTTCCAGAAGCCTCTATTTAACAAGTCGAGAGAATTTGACGATACACTGTTGCTGCTTCTAGACCCCGTTCGTGAAGGTTCTATTAGCGATATCTGATTTAAATATTGCGATCTTTTCGGGGAGATTGTCTCCCCTTGGGAAAAGGAACGTCGAAGCTTGGGTATTTTCAAATACATATCAGATATCGGAATTTCCTCGAGATTAATTCTACCTGCTTCCGTACGCATCGACATATCACTTTGTAAAGAAGCtttcgtttgttctttatttaattctttgccTGCATCGAATAATGTATCGTTCATTATAGATTGGCTTAAAATACACAAACTAACATCGTGAACCTCGATAACAGGTACAGTAGGGCTATTCGCGGAAAATGAGAAATTAACATTATCAGACTTGAAATCATTGCTCGATGTACTCAAATTGACTTGCATACTATCGTTTGATATTTGCTTAGCAAGTGTATCTCTCCCATTCAGTTCCTCCTTAATTAAAGCCTCATCCAAGGTCTTATTCATCTTCAACTTATGATTACGTTTTTTCTGCTTGAGAATGTAATCGTCGCTGAAATCGAAGGAACACGTTCTTAAGGAAGCGTTTCTTTTGTATTTTGGCCTCAGTGCCTTTTCTAAAGTCACCTCGAAAGGATCATCCTTCTTCTGGATGTACTCTGTAGTTTTATGCAGCACCATGTCGAAAGGATTGTTCTCTAAGCTTTCGCGTTTCCCTAGCATTTGAGAGCTCGGCTCGTTGGTGCGCTTATTATAATTACTGCAGGTACTGTCTGTAGGAGCTGGTATTAGCGGTGATGCTAGTCTAGAGCTCAAGAAGCCCTTTCTGTCCGGGCTATTTAAATCTATAAGGTCACACATGTTTGCGATTTTATTTCTTAATACTTCCAACGCTCGTTTTCAGTAATCGTGTTACAGTCTTCTAATATAAATTAAATGCTACTTCGCAGGAATGTATTGAGATCTCATATTATCGTGTGTTATTATTTGCGAGTAACGTTATCACAGCCTTAAGTCACCAGCTTCCTCCTAAGAAGCACATAGTACTTCGATGTTTAATATGCTTCTTCttgattataaatttttatacaattatttcatACAAGTACCactttacatggaaattatttcttCCCCGTAATATCCAGAATATTCACCTACTCACGGACACGAACGTCCGACAGTTaccccacattttaaaaatctCTACTCCAATGCTCTCTGGCGGACGTTTTCGGAATTTTGAATGTTGAACGGATTTCGCTTCCTTGCACATACGTACAAATCATTCCGgaataagaaataaacgaacgatTCGACGTGTTACATAAGTTCTTTTATCCTACTATCCCGTAGTTAATCGCTATACATAGTATCATTGCGCGTGTCGCTATTCTCTGTAACTGCTCGCCGCATTCTTCCCATTATGCATATCCTTATCGGTGAGCTATCGCGCATGCAGCCTGTATTCATCATATTTGTAATAACACAGGTGACGTCATATCGATAACATTAGAGAAGCAGTCAGCTACTGCCACATCAAAACATTTAGAATCTATTAATTCTGGCTACAATAGCACGCGGCGtgattttttgtgaaattttcatcgcaaactaCGACGttgtttatatttaaacagatTAACATCCTAAATAGAATAACGTGAAAATTGCCGGATGTGTAAGTACGTTGAAAGTTTCACATTCCTAATTGAAAACGGCGACTCCGTTTCATTCCTCTTGTGCTGATATTTCTTGTGAAGACGAGTCTTTAAGATTGACGCGCTACCCTGACAGATAAACCGTTTGCCATTGGTGGCCGCTTAGAGGGAGCCGGAATACCATTGGTCACCGGTCGGCGTGCAACCGAGCCTTAGCCAATGGCGGCGCCGGCTTGCGTTTACCAACGCGATATAAAGATACCCATGTAAAGAGGCTGCTTCGTTAACGTTGGCGTCACCGCTAAACAGTTCTTCCGTTGACTGAGGCTGGAGGGATTGGGATACGGTAGACTTTTTTTAGCCGCTTAGAGCGTCTTTCACGGACACGGTTGTTTGCCCGCCAAGTTGATGGTTCGATAGTGCGCGGCTGAGTGATAGTGCAATAGAAAGCATCGAATAACGTGGAGGAAACATGTCAACGAAAGCAGCAAAGAAAGCCGCGTCGACGTCCTCGAGTGGCGGCGTGCAGTCGCCGCAGTTCAGCACGTCAACGCCGATCGGCCAGCGACCAGGAAGTCCCTTAAGCCCGACTCGTTACTCCCGTCTCCAGGAGAAGCAAGATTTACAGAATTTAAATGACCGGCTGGCTTGCTACATCGACAAAGTACGGCATTTGGAGACCGAGAATTCCAGGCTTACGCGGGAGGTTCAGACCACCCAGGAGACTATCACCCGCGAAGTATCCAACATAAAGTCTATGTACGAGCATGAATTGTCCGACGCGAGGAAATTGCTGGACGACACTTCGAGGGAACGAGCGAAACTCGAGATTGATACCAAGCGACTGTGGGACAACAACGAGGAGCTCAAGTCCAAGTAAGTCTCTTTTAGATGTAACGTTTCATACATTTCTGTGGGGCGGTGATGGGTCTCGGAAATATCAGTCGATGCAGGATGTCTCGATTTCGAAGAGACCGAGATTCGACGCTGCTAACGGGATTACAATTCGTCGTTTGTTTCGACGTTCAGCTTCGGCTCGTAATATGTGCATAAGTTATACGCCAAGGCTAGACGATATCGTCTATATTTATTCATGCCTGTATCTAGCCTATGTAACTCACGTTTTTATAGATGCATTTGAAAACCTCGATCAatcaattttatatgaaaaaaagtagTTGTGGGAACCAGCAACTTGGTACTTCGTATTTTATTAATCAGAAATGGTAAATTTAAAAGATTGCAGactttgtattatatttttctgcGACAAGTAATAACTTTAAATGTACTCTGTCAAAGCTGTTTACAAATAATCAATCACATGTCTGTCCCTGATGCCATTTATGCTTTACACTTGTTTCTGTTTATATTAACTAAGAAGTCGCTAAATTTGTGGTTTTTACTTAAAGCGAAATAACTTGTGCACAAAGTATTCTTGCTTGGAAATTAATATTCACATTACTTTATAAGATGAACATGTACATAAGCAAGAAGTTTTAAAAACTACATTGCATTCCGTGTTTGTACTTCTATATTTACTCATCTCATTATGATTATAGCTCTAATGTGCTTAAATCTAGGGATACTATTATGGCTTCGTGCATCTCACACAAATAATTGCACTCGCACTATTCCAGCATTCTCAACAGAATTATATCATTCTCAATTGAAAATCGCAACTGtaattttcataatcggttttttgCATAAATTTGATCAAAGTAAACACGTTTACAGGCAATAGTTTGTTTATAGTTTCCTAGTTCTTCCGAGTGAATGAAGTGTGTTCTAAGCAGTTTTGATTATTTAAGTACGTTCAAACGTAACGATCAGTCGAATTATTTCGGGCAAAAATATTCAAGATCTGCCAGACTTCAGCAGAATGTTTCACTGCTGCCTGCTAATGTGGCGAAGATTCATTCACGGAATCGCGACGCGTATATTTTATCAGTACAGACATGCGTTGCGTACGGAATTGTACGTCTAGCATTCCAGCATGCATTCACTTATCTCTATTTGCTCGTCAGACGAGAATTTTTTGAACCTCCATAGAAACTTAATCAATTAGATTATAAATCTACCGTAGTTTCGTCCAGTGTAACGATTCTCGCTTGCTTTAAAAACCAACGTAAAATATCGCGTTTCTATAGTCATTATCTGGCGAGAGATATATTTCATGAAAGGAATGAGCAACAGAAGTTTTGAATATTCGGGTGTGCCTAACTCGAAACGTGACGTTACTACGAACAGTTGCGTCACGCTTACTATGCGATGGTGATGTCATCTTCGAACGCACCATATAACCTCGACCAAAAACATTGACCTCCTTTCGGTGAGCGTTGAGCAATCGATAAAAATACGGGCAGAATCCTGAAACAAACAGGGAAACATTATTTCCCCCGATCGATGGAACGAGCTATATACTGCAATGCTACTAGAACATTTCCAATTCAAATACACGATAATACGTGGGAAATAGATATAACTGACGAAGCTGGTAACAGAAATTCTATTTAGTACACGATTTTAtcacttatatttatatttcacgcTGGACGAGTGCGTACAAGCATGTTTGAGTTAATGACATAAGCGTGCCGTTTCAGTTCACGCTGCTGGGGGTGGCTCCCCGTCtgtccacatttttttttttacgaactcGACGCTTCATTAAAAGCTGTCGCTTCGCTGCCAAAACTTGCAGATAACGTTCTCGATAGGTTTAACGATTTTTAAAAAGCATTCCGGTTATCAGCCCGATAGCGTTGCCCGGAGCGAATAAATGCCGCCAGCCTTGCATTCGCAGCGATTATAAGAAAGTACGTTGCTGGTAAAGGAATGGGTATAATCGACGCGACGGGACCGCGCGTCCTTGTATGAAAGTACGAACTTGGCATTTTGTTCTCGGGAAACGACTTCGCCATATGTTTGTAAAATTTACGTGCGAACCAGCGAAATTGTTTTCATTACAGAACCGATAATCTGAACGTGTAATCTCATTAGCAGCTTTATCGATCGTTGATCTCGTAACATTGTATTACATTTTCGCAAATGTTGCGGAattgatttttaaatctgtacaAGAGCGTTGCGCTTTTTACGTGGCTTAAAGAATATCGATAGATAGCACCGAGGGACCCGTAGGTTTTAGGGCAGCGAAATATTGAGACGGTTGAAGACAGTACGGTAGGAAATAAAATTCTCGATGTGGGTCGTTGCCTGAAATAGAAACACGCGAGCTTCACCTCTTCTTCACGACTGCCGGAATGCCGTGAATGATCGTGATTTCGTTAAAGGACACGTTTTGTACGCGATTCAGGgtatttaaatgattttcaGCTTTTCGAAGCTGATTATGGAAAACTTTGATTTTTCAGTGGTAATTTGGAAATTAAAGAGACGACTGCGTAAGTTTGCGAAATAAAGGTTTAGGTGTCGCACGAAAGCACGCGCGTCTATGATAATATTAAATTCGTTCCGTTATTTATTAATGCTCCcttc
The nucleotide sequence above comes from Andrena cerasifolii isolate SP2316 chromosome 2, iyAndCera1_principal, whole genome shotgun sequence. Encoded proteins:
- the LOC143378787 gene encoding uncharacterized protein LOC143378787, with the translated sequence MCDLIDLNSPDRKGFLSSRLASPLIPAPTDSTCSNYNKRTNEPSSQMLGKRESLENNPFDMVLHKTTEYIQKKDDPFEVTLEKALRPKYKRNASLRTCSFDFSDDYILKQKKRNHKLKMNKTLDEALIKEELNGRDTLAKQISNDSMQVNLSTSSNDFKSDNVNFSFSANSPTVPVIEVHDVSLCILSQSIMNDTLFDAGKELNKEQTKASLQSDMSMRTEAGRINLEEIPISDMYLKIPKLRRSFSQGETISPKRSQYLNQISLIEPSRTGSRSSNSVSSNSLDLLNRGFWKSRSSGNSVFSSLSNVSAITKLNSVSSMASSSMMLSNGTINRSFIESGSSDASDNAKPGEKTDFTEEGNVVLNGTRSSIADLSHRFNKLKTKALELQILQNSEKEGNEVAANFSNDVKECVTVMKKDVECDVNDKLIDVDVFTPEMNFTKEHCKNSISDTSSDSVFLEGNKINKSIFHEAKALARTFEELALKTSSGSSIDDLITNNLSWTLELLPAFDDEALVDNLIELPLSPCVNGANSRSEKAADCTENNSPTDEHEEPVVNKAEKNMKDIEMELIETISTEKRITAATLLLDLKKLVTTEKNTRANKLLENLEKVLGVNWDNNTELLTTCLTTTNNLGKSSQKSTSNVEIIKNVAESNMEYSQEDNLSRNSPEITESALCANVNFNDIGENKCAANNQKNLEEINGESKDEVLEAEHRTEEISKEKVINDLDDENECENDSFCKTEENSFRHEKMALELLANIGKLLAKQTGENSTSNLLKNLGSVLNVASNKCNIDANIKADDNYVEKQRTPKKSTSKFGKKTHSSALSKSANRFSLDLESKNFPQKQPVSKNYVRRSISVSQASPIKCSQSPVMSKGKSASQLKEVTKRFSSDPGLVSRMPNKKVIVNNDKSGLGKEGVKTVAALELRKEKGTVKTKLKTKNSAEVANKKGPMKAILPIGNMQKRETISKITKPSTDTVTPPKSHKIISSTPNSTDNKFALKKSSGNSKPVASSTPDAENSKAQKAQSQITSYSKKRNVSCDISPVTTRAYVNNNNGATNSPKRISKLPSPKRTTPQRRTMESGIPKSRTPPVTKRLNSSLDVNQYERLPESPQRSLYRASNSQKSSPVSLRKNNQNLQQSPLRESNNIKHKVKPINLISKLGRHSVGTSPMEKENNV